From the Clostridium sp. Marseille-P299 genome, one window contains:
- the minD gene encoding septum site-determining protein MinD, which translates to MGEVIVVTSGKGGVGKTTSTANIGTGLAKLDKKVVLIDTDIGLRNLDVVMGLENRIVYNLVDVIEGNCRIKQALIKDKRYPNLYLLPSAQTRDKTAVTPEQMKKLSDELREEFDYILMDCPAGIEQGFENAIAGADRALVVTTPEVSAVRDADRIIGLLEAHEMKQTHLIVNRLRMDMVKRGDMMSSEDVVEILAVDLIGVVPDDENIVISTNQGEPLVGSDSLAGKAYMNICRRITGEEVPYLDLAVKQGFLSRLFKKN; encoded by the coding sequence ATGGGAGAAGTAATTGTAGTAACATCCGGAAAAGGCGGTGTTGGAAAAACAACTTCAACTGCAAACATTGGAACAGGACTAGCAAAATTAGATAAAAAAGTTGTACTTATTGATACTGATATAGGCCTTCGTAATTTGGATGTAGTAATGGGATTAGAAAATCGTATTGTTTATAATTTAGTTGATGTTATTGAAGGCAATTGTAGAATTAAACAAGCATTAATTAAAGATAAGAGATATCCGAATTTATATTTACTACCTTCTGCCCAAACAAGAGATAAAACTGCAGTAACACCAGAACAGATGAAAAAACTCTCTGATGAATTAAGAGAAGAATTCGATTACATATTAATGGACTGTCCAGCTGGTATTGAACAAGGATTTGAAAATGCAATTGCAGGTGCAGACAGAGCATTAGTAGTAACAACTCCTGAAGTATCTGCTGTAAGAGATGCTGACCGTATCATCGGTTTATTAGAAGCGCATGAGATGAAGCAGACACACTTGATTGTAAACCGTCTTCGTATGGATATGGTAAAACGCGGAGATATGATGTCAAGTGAGGATGTTGTTGAAATTTTAGCAGTAGATTTAATTGGTGTAGTTCCAGATGATGAAAACATTGTTATTTCAACAAATCAAGGTGAACCACTTGTTGGCTCTGATTCATTAGCTGGTAAGGCATATATGAATATTTGTAGAAGAATTACAGGGGAAGAGGTTCCATACTTAGATTTAGCAGTAAAACAAGGATTCTTAAGTAGACTATTTAAAAAGAACTAA
- the mgsA gene encoding methylglyoxal synthase encodes MNIGMIAHDGKKKLMQNFCIAYRGILSKHQLYATGTTGRLIEEVTNLTIHKYLAGHLGGEQQMGAQIEHNEIDLVIFLRDPFSHSHEPDVNNVVHLCDTHNIPLATNLATAELLIKALERGDLDWRELYKS; translated from the coding sequence ATGAATATCGGTATGATTGCTCATGATGGAAAAAAGAAATTAATGCAAAATTTTTGTATTGCATATCGTGGAATTCTATCCAAACATCAATTATATGCGACTGGTACTACAGGTCGTTTAATTGAAGAGGTAACGAATTTAACGATTCATAAATATTTAGCAGGTCATTTGGGTGGAGAACAACAGATGGGAGCTCAAATTGAGCATAATGAAATAGACTTGGTGATCTTTCTTAGAGACCCATTTTCACATTCTCATGAACCTGATGTTAATAATGTTGTACATTTATGTGATACTCACAATATACCATTAGCAACAAATTTAGCAACAGCTGAACTTTTGATTAAAGCACTTGAGCGTGGTGACTTAGACTGGCGAGAATTATATAAATCATAG
- a CDS encoding DUF4321 domain-containing protein encodes MARTTNKNAWVLLLLMLAGVVIGGFLGYLAKGVPWLSWLNFGQEFALGSNNGSGAIQLNLGVVVIQFGLSIRITIASILGIIISFFVYRKL; translated from the coding sequence ATGGCGAGAACAACAAACAAGAATGCATGGGTATTACTACTATTAATGTTAGCAGGTGTTGTTATAGGAGGCTTTTTGGGATATTTAGCAAAAGGCGTGCCATGGCTTTCTTGGCTAAATTTTGGACAAGAATTTGCACTAGGTAGCAATAATGGATCCGGTGCAATACAATTAAATCTTGGTGTAGTTGTAATCCAATTTGGATTATCTATTAGAATCACAATTGCGAGTATTTTGGGTATCATTATTTCATTTTTTGTTTATCGAAAGCTATAA
- the radC gene encoding RadC family protein translates to MEMKKSIMKELPVSEQPYEKGEKYGVSALSDAELLAVIIRSGSKNEHSVELATRVLQSFKSSQSLNGLHHVTMHELMKISGIGKVKALQLLCLAEISKRMVKLESEAGIRMTDPKTVAKYYMEEMRHLKKEQCRILLFDTKSKMLGEQILSIGTINTSILSPREVFVAALAHEAVHIILIHNHPSGDPTPSKEDQLITRRIVEAGNLVGIKLMDHIIIGDNKYISLKELGFI, encoded by the coding sequence ATGGAGATGAAAAAAAGTATTATGAAGGAGCTTCCCGTATCAGAGCAACCTTATGAAAAAGGTGAAAAATACGGTGTTAGTGCGTTGTCCGATGCTGAATTACTTGCGGTTATCATCCGTTCTGGTTCTAAGAATGAACACTCTGTTGAATTAGCAACTAGGGTATTACAAAGTTTTAAATCGAGTCAGAGTCTGAATGGATTACATCATGTTACAATGCATGAATTAATGAAAATTTCAGGAATTGGAAAAGTAAAGGCACTACAATTGTTATGCCTTGCCGAAATTTCTAAACGAATGGTAAAACTAGAAAGTGAAGCTGGGATTCGAATGACAGATCCTAAGACAGTTGCAAAATACTATATGGAAGAAATGCGACATTTAAAAAAAGAACAATGCCGTATACTACTATTTGATACTAAAAGCAAAATGTTAGGAGAACAAATTCTCTCCATAGGGACGATTAACACATCGATTCTTTCCCCAAGAGAGGTATTTGTCGCTGCCTTAGCACATGAAGCTGTTCATATAATACTAATTCACAATCACCCAAGTGGAGATCCAACTCCAAGCAAAGAAGATCAGCTAATAACAAGAAGAATTGTAGAAGCTGGAAATTTAGTGGGTATTAAACTTATGGATCATATTATCATTGGCGATAATAAATATATAAGCTTAAAAGAATTGGGTTTTATTTAA
- a CDS encoding penicillin-binding transpeptidase domain-containing protein: MIDVIIDKIKSLFSSRLIPLMMIFLMLFGILIHRLFQLQIVEGTSDAQKEEYYNTGIREIKSTRGKIYDRNGKLLAYNELKYAVALSDSALLTTNKDKNAMIYRLIKILEDRGYDVELDFAIELNEQGELEFNIEGNALLRFKKEAYYLKSVNELTEEQRNASAQEVFDFLNTGENYSKFQISDEYSLEDQLKIMKIRFTMATTPKQDNQITQITIATDIDDTTRAAIKENLADLPGVEIKQETIRVYNDSKYFAHMLGYTGLINANELETYNEGKSKDEEEYSSTDYVGKIGLEKEYDSYLKGIKGTEKVTITDKGKVVDVSVEKEPTVGNDLYLTIDRDLQVSLYNLLERNIAEILLSKIVNSMDYGGKGKSAAKITIPIYEVYNALLANNVIDITHFRSEDATDLEKRTYQYFLDKRVTIFSKLNDLLDKDSKVTNEQAGEEMQEYLQYVYSKMISSDVKLLISSNIDRTDSVYLNYQDGKLSLSEFLQYAITKNWVDLSQLGIGNEYYSTEELYEKLIAYTMDLLVDDAEFEKKIYRTLIFTKKLSGKEICLLLFDQGVLEWNESDYSNLESGRISAYTFITQKIQKLEITPGELALEPCSGSIVVTNPKTGDVLALVSYPSYDNNKLANKIDWTYYSKLLNDKATPLINRPTMQKTTTGSTFKPLMTLAGLAEGVIDVNTKITDRGVFDKVVPSPSCWKYTSNHSTHGTIDAAHALMHSCNYFFYEVGYRLATDQSGLYSDALGISKIQKYADMFGLGSKSGVEIDEATPVISSKDSVRTAIGYGHEFAPIHIARYLTTVANSGTNYDLTLVDKIKDKDNNVILDNSATVVNKIDMFNASEWNLVHEGMYLVVNTPTNSLDRLFGDLGVKVAGKTGTAQVGTNHPHHALFVSYAPYDDPEIAVAVVIPNGYASANAAKVAREVYGVYFNGENEEELLSGDIEAGSATNININD, encoded by the coding sequence ATGATAGATGTTATTATAGATAAAATAAAATCCTTATTCTCTTCCAGATTAATTCCCTTAATGATGATATTCTTGATGCTTTTTGGAATTTTAATTCATAGGTTGTTTCAACTACAAATCGTGGAAGGAACTTCCGATGCACAAAAAGAAGAATATTATAATACTGGAATCAGAGAAATAAAAAGTACAAGAGGAAAAATTTACGATCGCAATGGTAAATTATTAGCCTATAATGAACTTAAATATGCAGTAGCTCTTAGTGACAGCGCGCTTTTAACAACGAATAAAGATAAAAATGCAATGATATATCGCCTTATAAAAATCTTAGAAGATAGAGGCTATGATGTAGAACTTGATTTTGCTATTGAGCTTAATGAACAAGGTGAATTAGAATTTAATATTGAAGGTAATGCATTACTTCGATTTAAAAAAGAAGCATATTACTTAAAAAGCGTGAATGAATTAACCGAAGAACAAAGGAATGCAAGCGCACAAGAAGTTTTTGATTTCTTAAATACAGGTGAGAATTATAGTAAGTTTCAAATATCAGATGAGTATAGCCTAGAAGATCAATTAAAAATTATGAAGATTCGCTTCACTATGGCGACTACTCCGAAACAAGATAATCAAATAACACAGATTACAATTGCAACAGATATAGATGACACAACTAGAGCTGCCATTAAAGAAAATCTAGCAGACTTACCTGGTGTTGAAATAAAACAAGAAACAATTCGAGTTTATAATGATAGTAAATATTTTGCACATATGTTAGGGTACACAGGCTTAATCAATGCGAATGAACTCGAAACATATAATGAGGGTAAGAGTAAGGATGAGGAAGAGTATTCTAGTACCGATTATGTTGGTAAAATAGGACTGGAAAAAGAATACGATAGCTATTTAAAAGGTATAAAAGGTACTGAAAAAGTAACGATTACCGACAAAGGTAAAGTAGTAGATGTAAGTGTTGAAAAAGAACCTACGGTAGGTAATGATCTTTATCTTACAATCGATAGAGATTTACAAGTTTCCCTTTATAACTTACTTGAACGAAACATTGCAGAAATCTTACTTTCTAAGATTGTAAATTCTATGGATTATGGTGGAAAAGGAAAAAGTGCTGCAAAGATTACGATTCCAATCTATGAAGTATACAATGCCTTACTTGCCAATAATGTTATTGATATCACACACTTTAGAAGTGAAGATGCAACAGATTTAGAAAAGAGAACATATCAATATTTCCTTGATAAACGTGTAACTATCTTTTCAAAGCTAAATGATTTATTAGACAAGGATAGTAAAGTAACCAATGAACAAGCTGGAGAAGAAATGCAGGAATATCTCCAATATGTATATTCTAAAATGATCTCTAGTGATGTGAAATTATTAATATCCTCGAATATAGATCGTACAGATAGCGTTTATTTAAACTACCAAGATGGTAAGTTAAGCTTAAGTGAGTTCTTACAATATGCAATTACAAAAAATTGGGTTGATTTATCTCAGTTAGGTATAGGAAATGAGTACTATAGTACAGAAGAATTGTATGAAAAACTTATTGCCTATACAATGGATTTACTTGTTGACGATGCTGAGTTTGAGAAGAAAATATATCGCACCTTAATCTTTACAAAAAAATTATCAGGAAAAGAAATTTGTCTTTTATTATTTGACCAAGGTGTGTTAGAATGGAACGAGAGTGATTACTCCAATTTAGAAAGTGGTAGAATCTCTGCTTATACTTTCATAACACAAAAAATTCAGAAGTTAGAGATAACCCCTGGGGAGTTAGCATTAGAGCCATGTAGTGGGTCCATTGTTGTAACAAATCCAAAAACGGGTGATGTCTTAGCTCTTGTCTCTTATCCAAGTTATGATAATAATAAGCTTGCCAACAAGATAGATTGGACGTATTATTCAAAATTGCTAAATGATAAGGCGACACCATTAATTAATCGCCCAACCATGCAAAAAACAACAACAGGTTCAACATTCAAGCCTTTAATGACATTAGCTGGTCTTGCAGAAGGTGTGATTGATGTTAATACAAAAATCACAGATAGAGGTGTCTTTGACAAGGTAGTTCCTTCTCCAAGCTGTTGGAAATATACATCAAATCATTCTACTCATGGAACAATTGATGCAGCACATGCTTTGATGCATTCCTGTAACTATTTCTTTTATGAAGTTGGATATCGCTTAGCTACGGATCAATCTGGCCTTTATAGTGATGCACTAGGTATTTCAAAAATACAAAAATATGCAGATATGTTTGGTTTAGGCTCCAAGTCTGGTGTTGAAATTGATGAGGCAACTCCGGTAATTTCTTCGAAAGATTCTGTTCGTACAGCAATTGGATATGGCCATGAATTTGCGCCAATTCATATTGCAAGATATCTTACAACGGTTGCTAACAGTGGAACAAATTATGATCTTACATTAGTTGACAAAATAAAGGATAAGGATAACAATGTTATCCTTGATAATTCAGCAACTGTTGTTAATAAAATAGATATGTTTAATGCAAGTGAATGGAACCTTGTCCATGAAGGAATGTACCTCGTAGTTAATACCCCTACAAACTCTCTTGATCGTTTGTTTGGTGATCTTGGAGTGAAAGTAGCAGGTAAAACTGGTACTGCACAGGTTGGTACGAACCATCCTCACCATGCGCTTTTTGTATCCTATGCACCTTATGATGATCCAGAGATTGCTGTAGCGGTAGTTATTCCGAATGGTTATGCTTCTGCCAATGCAGCTAAGGTAGCAAGAGAAGTATATGGTGTTTATTTTAACGGTGAGAATGAAGAAGAGCTATTAAGCGGGGATATTGAAGCAGGATCTGCAACCAATATTAATATTAATGATTAA
- a CDS encoding rod shape-determining protein: MAGKLFGIDFGTSTLKIYKKNSGVIFDAKNIIAIADKTKVIAIGDEAAEMYGKAPSNIVVDYPVRNGVIANIANMLSLLNRAFSDISKEHGKLLGAEFFVATPTDITEVEKRAFFDLVASSNAKGKKINIVDKPIADALGAGLDVTNARGVMVVNIGADTTEVSIISLGGIVLSKLVPVGGNRLDESIILNVKKQFNLVIGHKTAETIKKELASALPGEERTIKVFGRDVVSGLPMEKEINSNFVYETISEHLYSIIDAVRIILERTPPEISSDIIDSGIYVTGGSANIRGLDQLMSHETDLKINICHDPANTVVNGLGKIIDNPKLHSLATSLKQTYYGG; this comes from the coding sequence ATGGCAGGAAAGTTATTTGGCATTGATTTTGGGACGAGTACGCTTAAAATATATAAGAAAAATTCAGGAGTCATTTTTGATGCTAAAAACATAATTGCAATTGCAGATAAAACGAAAGTTATAGCAATCGGAGATGAGGCCGCTGAGATGTATGGTAAGGCGCCTTCCAATATTGTGGTGGATTATCCTGTAAGAAATGGTGTGATAGCCAATATAGCGAATATGCTTTCTTTATTAAATCGAGCATTTTCAGATATTAGTAAAGAACATGGAAAGTTACTTGGCGCAGAGTTTTTTGTTGCGACACCTACAGACATTACAGAAGTAGAAAAAAGAGCTTTTTTTGATCTAGTTGCTAGTTCAAATGCAAAAGGTAAAAAAATTAATATTGTTGACAAACCAATAGCAGATGCTCTTGGCGCTGGTCTTGATGTAACAAATGCAAGAGGTGTGATGGTTGTTAATATAGGAGCGGATACTACTGAGGTATCAATTATATCCTTAGGGGGTATTGTTCTTAGTAAATTAGTTCCAGTTGGTGGTAATCGTTTAGACGAATCTATCATTTTAAATGTTAAGAAACAATTTAATCTAGTGATTGGACATAAGACAGCAGAAACAATTAAAAAAGAGCTTGCTTCAGCACTCCCTGGTGAGGAAAGAACAATTAAAGTCTTTGGACGTGATGTTGTATCCGGATTACCTATGGAGAAAGAAATAAATTCTAACTTCGTATATGAAACTATCTCTGAACATCTTTATTCCATCATTGATGCTGTTCGTATTATTCTTGAGAGAACACCACCAGAAATTTCTTCTGATATAATTGATTCTGGAATATATGTTACAGGTGGTTCTGCCAATATCCGTGGTTTAGATCAATTGATGTCTCATGAAACTGATTTAAAGATCAATATTTGTCATGACCCTGCAAATACGGTAGTAAACGGTTTAGGTAAAATTATTGATAATCCTAAACTACATTCACTTGCAACAAGTTTAAAACAAACCTATTATGGAGGTTGA
- the minE gene encoding cell division topological specificity factor MinE, giving the protein MALIDFFKKKTSGTVAKDRLKLVLVSDRAGCSPEIMEQIKNDIILVLSKYIEIDQEGLDIKITQTESESNNGIVPALFANIPIKDMKQKK; this is encoded by the coding sequence ATGGCTTTAATAGATTTCTTTAAAAAGAAAACTTCTGGTACAGTAGCAAAGGATCGTCTAAAGCTTGTACTGGTTTCGGATCGGGCAGGATGTTCACCTGAAATCATGGAACAGATTAAGAATGATATTATACTAGTGCTTTCAAAATATATTGAAATCGATCAAGAAGGACTAGATATCAAGATTACTCAAACCGAATCCGAAAGTAACAATGGGATTGTTCCTGCATTGTTTGCAAATATACCAATAAAGGACATGAAACAAAAAAAGTAA
- a CDS encoding septum site-determining protein MinC — protein sequence MNNSVVIKGNKHGIVVVLDANMEFSELKEHIATKFRDSAKFLGNAKMAISFEGKKLTDAEQREVLDIIAENSDLYVVCIVDNDPEKDAVFEKSLNDKLLELSNTTGQFYKGNLRSGQVLETETSIIVIGDVNPGASVISKGNIIVLGALKGTVFAGATGNENAFVLALDMYPVQIRIADTIARCPDNPIKDENKEAKIAFLEEGNIYIEPVNRKVLNEIRL from the coding sequence GTGAATAATTCGGTTGTTATCAAGGGAAATAAGCACGGTATCGTTGTAGTCCTTGATGCAAATATGGAATTTTCTGAGTTAAAAGAACATATAGCCACTAAGTTTAGAGATTCAGCGAAATTTTTAGGAAACGCGAAAATGGCAATCAGCTTTGAAGGCAAAAAGCTAACTGATGCAGAGCAAAGAGAAGTTCTTGATATAATAGCAGAAAATTCAGATCTTTATGTAGTATGTATCGTAGATAATGACCCAGAAAAAGATGCTGTTTTTGAAAAATCATTAAATGATAAACTTTTAGAATTGTCCAATACAACTGGACAATTCTATAAAGGAAATCTTCGTTCTGGACAAGTATTAGAGACAGAAACAAGTATTATTGTGATTGGGGATGTAAACCCTGGTGCAAGTGTTATTTCAAAAGGTAACATAATAGTGCTTGGTGCTTTAAAAGGAACTGTGTTTGCCGGTGCTACTGGCAATGAGAATGCCTTTGTTTTAGCCCTTGATATGTACCCAGTTCAAATAAGAATTGCAGATACAATAGCAAGATGCCCAGATAATCCAATCAAAGATGAAAATAAGGAAGCAAAAATTGCTTTCTTAGAGGAAGGAAATATTTACATTGAACCTGTAAATAGAAAAGTTTTAAATGAGATTCGATTATAA
- a CDS encoding FtsW/RodA/SpoVE family cell cycle protein, protein MFNFKDYDFKHYNISLLMIIVLLGGIGMVLIQKLQDADEMQFEKQIVGLAVGIVFAVIISLFDYHFLCKFFIPLYIINFILLFLTKFTSIGKSHFQAKRWIKLDFIGSGLEIQTSEFTKIIMILFMAKFFELFRRQINNVWVILASIVLMGMPIFLILIQPNLSYSIVLSATFAAIIFAAGLSYKIILSFIAVVVPVFGVLFWYIQQPFQKILTEYQQLRVLAMLHPEEYPDLVYQQTNAATAIRAGGMVGKFIKDESADLKAAKVPVVESDFIFSAIAEAFGFIGCLVVFLLFIVLIFKCLQIAKRANDYLGMLIATGIASLIMFQVFVNIGVVTSILPNTGVPLPFVSSGLSSLLGSMLMLGVLLNVSLQGKRKEKEVS, encoded by the coding sequence ATGTTCAATTTTAAGGACTACGATTTTAAGCATTATAATATTTCGCTATTAATGATAATTGTATTGCTTGGTGGAATTGGAATGGTCTTAATTCAAAAACTTCAGGATGCAGATGAAATGCAATTTGAGAAGCAGATTGTCGGATTAGCAGTTGGAATTGTTTTTGCAGTAATAATTTCATTGTTTGACTATCATTTTCTTTGTAAATTTTTTATACCACTTTATATTATTAACTTTATCTTGTTATTTTTAACTAAATTTACAAGTATTGGTAAGAGTCATTTCCAAGCAAAGCGTTGGATTAAATTAGACTTTATTGGAAGTGGTTTAGAGATTCAAACCTCTGAGTTTACAAAAATAATCATGATTCTCTTTATGGCGAAATTTTTTGAACTTTTTCGAAGACAAATTAACAATGTATGGGTAATTCTTGCATCAATTGTATTGATGGGAATGCCAATCTTTTTAATACTTATACAACCTAACTTATCCTATAGTATTGTTTTATCTGCAACCTTTGCGGCTATTATCTTTGCTGCTGGATTAAGTTACAAAATAATATTGTCGTTTATTGCTGTCGTAGTTCCTGTATTTGGCGTACTATTTTGGTATATTCAACAGCCATTTCAAAAAATATTAACTGAGTATCAGCAACTTCGTGTATTAGCGATGTTACACCCAGAGGAATATCCAGATCTTGTATATCAACAAACGAATGCTGCGACAGCGATTCGTGCAGGTGGTATGGTTGGAAAGTTTATAAAAGATGAGAGTGCTGATCTTAAAGCCGCTAAGGTACCTGTTGTTGAAAGTGATTTTATCTTTTCTGCAATCGCTGAAGCCTTTGGGTTTATTGGTTGTTTGGTTGTATTTTTATTGTTTATTGTTTTAATATTTAAATGCTTACAGATTGCAAAGCGCGCAAATGACTATTTAGGGATGTTAATTGCAACTGGTATTGCATCACTTATTATGTTCCAGGTATTTGTTAATATTGGTGTTGTTACATCTATATTACCAAACACAGGCGTTCCACTGCCTTTCGTTAGTTCTGGACTTAGTTCCTTATTAGGTAGTATGCTTATGTTGGGCGTTTTACTCAATGTTAGTCTGCAAGGAAAGAGAAAAGAAAAGGAGGTATCGTAA
- a CDS encoding D-alanyl-D-alanine carboxypeptidase family protein codes for MKKILICTSILFVLMTGCSKQSDVRMRYSSDNSSTQYEIGNFVEPASADYITKDLSVVYEENNHMQDNSITALSALMFNETTNEVLYANNVYEKIYPASTTKVLTALLALKYGNLSDQVTISADNGGITSYGAKLCNFQKGDVVSLETLINCLLVYSGNDAGVAIAEHIAGSEEAFVNMMNEEAAKLGAVNTHFVNSHGLHNANHYTTAYDMYLIFKECLKYDEFTSIIKQPSYTAHYKDKDGNEKTATFETTNMFLLGTMDAPDGITVFGGKTGSTSFAGDCLLLYSEDKEGNGLIAEVFKASSKNDLYTQMAHLLSLD; via the coding sequence TTGAAAAAGATTTTAATTTGCACAAGTATTTTATTTGTATTGATGACAGGATGTTCCAAGCAATCAGATGTAAGAATGAGATATTCTTCGGATAATTCTAGTACACAATATGAAATCGGTAATTTTGTTGAACCAGCGTCTGCTGATTATATAACTAAGGATTTAAGCGTTGTATATGAAGAAAACAATCACATGCAGGATAATAGTATCACGGCATTGTCAGCGCTTATGTTTAATGAAACTACAAATGAAGTTTTATATGCAAATAATGTATATGAAAAGATATATCCTGCAAGCACAACTAAGGTGTTAACAGCGTTGCTTGCTTTAAAATACGGTAATTTATCGGATCAAGTAACGATTAGTGCTGACAATGGCGGTATAACCTCTTATGGTGCAAAACTATGTAATTTCCAAAAAGGCGATGTAGTATCGCTAGAAACATTGATTAATTGTTTGCTTGTTTATTCTGGGAATGATGCAGGTGTTGCAATTGCTGAACACATTGCTGGCTCAGAAGAAGCGTTTGTAAATATGATGAATGAAGAAGCTGCAAAATTAGGTGCAGTAAATACCCACTTCGTTAATTCACATGGTTTACATAATGCAAATCATTATACAACAGCATATGATATGTACCTTATATTTAAGGAATGCTTAAAGTATGATGAATTTACTTCAATTATTAAGCAACCAAGTTATACAGCTCATTACAAGGATAAGGATGGTAATGAAAAGACTGCGACCTTTGAAACTACCAATATGTTTTTATTAGGTACAATGGATGCCCCAGATGGCATTACAGTATTTGGAGGCAAGACAGGTAGCACATCGTTTGCTGGTGATTGTCTACTATTATATAGTGAGGATAAAGAAGGCAATGGCTTAATCGCGGAAGTATTTAAAGCATCTTCAAAAAATGATTTATATACTCAGATGGCTCACTTACTTTCTTTAGATTAA
- the mreC gene encoding rod shape-determining protein MreC, with product MRRRTPKFSVQPRTVLKACTVVCLALIIVSFRFSSVMSPVKTGIGYVISPMQKGINSVGTSISRQLDKLKSMNELLEKNAELEKQNADLKMQNNILVQEKYELDSLRALYELDQKYSDYKKVAARVISKDTNSFYSVFTIDKGTDDGLTVDMNVMAGNGLVGIITEVGKNYAKVRSIIDDASYVSGMFLKTSDNCDVKGDLELLDEGYIRVESISMNAEVEDNYEVVTSNISDKYLPGILIGYISNIEVDSSNMSKVAYLRPAVDFEHLEEVLIITELKEQLQKNDE from the coding sequence ATGAGAAGAAGAACACCGAAGTTTTCGGTTCAGCCACGTACTGTCCTTAAGGCATGTACTGTTGTTTGTTTAGCTTTAATAATTGTTTCTTTTCGTTTTAGCAGTGTAATGAGCCCAGTTAAAACAGGGATTGGATATGTAATAAGCCCAATGCAAAAAGGCATAAATTCCGTTGGTACTTCTATTTCGAGACAATTAGATAAGCTAAAAAGCATGAATGAGCTTCTAGAAAAGAATGCTGAATTAGAAAAGCAAAATGCTGACTTAAAGATGCAAAATAACATTCTAGTTCAAGAAAAGTATGAATTAGATAGCTTGAGAGCTTTATACGAATTAGATCAAAAGTATTCCGATTATAAAAAGGTTGCTGCTAGAGTAATTAGCAAAGATACAAATAGTTTTTATAGTGTATTTACCATTGACAAAGGAACAGATGATGGTCTTACGGTAGATATGAATGTTATGGCTGGTAATGGTTTAGTTGGAATCATTACCGAAGTTGGCAAAAACTATGCAAAAGTACGTTCAATTATCGATGATGCTAGTTATGTTAGTGGTATGTTTTTAAAAACGTCTGATAATTGTGATGTTAAAGGTGATTTGGAACTTCTAGATGAGGGGTATATTCGAGTAGAATCTATAAGTATGAATGCCGAAGTAGAAGACAATTATGAGGTGGTAACTTCGAATATTAGTGACAAGTACTTACCCGGTATTCTAATTGGTTATATAAGTAACATTGAAGTGGATTCTAGCAATATGTCAAAAGTAGCTTATTTAAGACCAGCTGTTGATTTTGAGCATTTAGAAGAAGTACTTATTATAACAGAGTTAAAAGAGCAATTACAAAAAAATGATGAATAG
- the mreD gene encoding rod shape-determining protein MreD produces the protein MIRILVIGIELVLSFLLQSAVFPHAELAGVVPDILMILVVTTAYTKGIYPGLFTGLFAGLLVDFMYGDVIGICALLYMFIGYVNGYSNKIYDRDDYTIPLILIALSEFVYSFFYYILEFLMRGRLNLGYYAYRIMLPKVIYTLVMGVIFYKLFLMVHVGISKLLKQEDY, from the coding sequence GTGATTAGAATTTTAGTCATTGGAATTGAATTAGTCTTAAGTTTTTTATTACAAAGTGCAGTATTTCCTCATGCTGAGTTAGCAGGAGTAGTACCAGATATATTGATGATACTTGTTGTAACAACTGCTTATACAAAAGGAATTTATCCTGGCTTATTCACCGGTTTATTTGCTGGTTTATTAGTAGATTTTATGTATGGGGATGTCATAGGAATCTGTGCTTTGCTTTATATGTTTATAGGTTACGTAAATGGATATAGCAATAAGATATATGACCGAGATGACTATACAATTCCACTGATTTTAATTGCACTCAGTGAATTTGTTTATAGTTTTTTCTATTATATTCTTGAATTTTTAATGCGTGGTAGACTAAATTTAGGGTATTATGCATATCGAATTATGTTACCTAAAGTAATATACACTTTGGTAATGGGGGTTATCTTTTATAAACTATTTCTTATGGTACATGTGGGAATATCAAAGCTATTAAAGCAGGAGGATTATTAG